The window TTGACGGCAGCGTGCAGGAAAAGCGCGCGATGGTGGAGACAATCGCCCAGGATTGGAGCGTCGGTCTGCCGCAGGGGGACGATCTGCAGCAGGCGGTCCGCGACATCTCGGCGCGGCCCGGCGTCTTTGACTTCTACGTCGGCTTCCCCGACGGTTCGTCCGTGGTGAAGGATCAGGTGTCGGAAGGTTTCGATCCGCGCACGCGCCCGTGGTACAAGAATGCAGTAAACTCGAAGGATGTGGAGCTTTCCGAGGTCTATCAGAGCGACCCTGACAAAACGCGGGTCATGACGCTGAGCAAGGCGGTCTACAATAAGAACGGCGAGCTTGTCGCTGTCATCGGCATGGATGCTTCTGTCGATAGTATGACGGAGATTTTGAAGGATGTGAAGGTCGGCGAGCATGGCTCGCTCTTCGTCCTGGGACCGGACAGCGAATTCATCTACCACAAGAAATTCACGCTCGACGATCCGCGGCTCAACGAGATGGATGGCGGCAAGTACAAGGATCTGGCAGCGCGCTTCACATCGAAGGATCCGCAGATGTTCGAGGCGGAGTTCAACGGCGTGCAGAAGTTCTACGAATCGATGCCGATCGGCACGACGGGCTGGCACATCATCATCGAGGTGCCGCAGTCGGAGGCGTTCGCATCGGCGACGCAGATGCTCTATGCGATTCTTGTCATCAGCCTCGTCGCTCTCGCGCTTTTGGGCGGCATCACCTACTATTTCCTCACGGGCATGATTTCGCCGATCGAGATCCTGTCCGAGACGATGAGTTTCATCGCCAAGGGGGATCTTACGCACAAATTGCCCGCGAGCGATCGCGTTGACGAGATCGGAGTGCTGCAGACGAGCTCGAGTCAGATGGTCACGACGCTCCGAAAGATGGTCGAGGACACCTCGAAGGCCAGCGAGCAGGTGCTCGCGTCCTCTGAGGAGTTGACAGCAAGCTCGACGCAGACGGCGAATGCGTCGCAGTCGGCGGCAGAAGCCGTTGTCGACATCGCCGAGCGCGCGGCGGAGCAGAGCGATATTGCGGAGATGGCGAACGAAGTCGCGCACAATATGGGAGCGCAGACCGAGGACATCGCCAAGGTGGTCGGTGAATCGACGAAGGTTGCTGAGACGACGGCTGAGGCGACGCGCGAAGGCCGCGCTGTGCTGGAAAAGGCGGTCGCGGGCGTCGACAGCCTCGCGGCGAACTCCGTAAAGGTCGGCGAGGCTGTGCAGAACCTCTACGACGGCTCGAAGAACATCGCGGAGATCAACGAGGTCATCACGAACATTTCGGGACAGACGAAACTCCTCGCGCTGAATGCCGCGATCGAGGCGGCGCGCGCGGGCGAGCAGGGCAAGGGCTTTGCCGTCGTCGCCGACGAGGTGCGAAAGCTCGCCGAGCAGAGCGAGCAGGCGGCGCAGGAGATCAGCGCGGTCATCGGCAAGAACTCCGCGCAGATCGAGAACGCATTCACGCTGACGAAATCGCAGGACGAAGAGGTCAAAGAGAGCGTGGAAGAAGTCCGCGCAGCTGACGAGAAGTTTGCGAAGATCGCTGAATCCATCCGTGCCCTGATTGGGCAGGTCGCGAAGGTCGGGACGATCACGGGAGCGCTCGAAAAGGACTGCAAGAGCACGGTCGATACGGTGCAGAAGGTAAGCGACCTGTCCCATGCNAATCGCAGGACGAAGAGGTCAAAGAGAGCGTGGAAGAAGTCCGCGCAGCTGACGAGAAGTTTGCGAAGATCGCTGAATCCATCCGTGCCCTGATTGGGCAGGTCGCGAAGGTCGGGACGATCACGGGAGCGCTCGAAAAGGACTGCAAGAGCACGGTCGATACGGTGCAGAAGGTAAGCGACCTGTCCCATGCCGTGCAGCAGAAGGCGACGGACGTGTCCGCCGTCTCCGAGGAGCAGGCGGCGTCCGCCGAAGAGATCGCAGCCGCGAGTCATACGCTCGCAGATCTCGCGCAGCAGCTGCAGCAGGGAGTAGCGAAGTTCAGGCTTTGAGCAGAGTCTGAGACAATATAGAGCGAAAGCCGATGCGTGGAGCAAGAGTCTCCATGCATCGGCTTTCAGCTATATTTGCGATGGCATATAGGATAACGACTGTACGAAAGTGATGTGCGCCAACCCCGCCTTTCGCCGCATGGACTTTTTCTGCAAAAAATGCTATACTACTAAGGTTAGATACTGTTCTCGACTATATTTTTGGGGTGAGAGTGTGGATTTTGGCGAGGGGAAGATCGTTCCTGTAAATCTCGCAAGTGAGATGAAGAATTCCTATATCGACTACGCCATGAGCGTCATCGTCGCCCGCGCCCTGCCGGACGTGCGCGACGGTCTGAAGCCCGTGCATCGCCGCATCCTCTATGCGATGCAGGAAGCGGGCATGGGGTCGGGCAAGCCGTACAAGAAGTCGGCGCGCATCGTCGGCGAAGTTCTCGGTAAGTACCACCCGCATGGTGATACTTCCGTCTACGATGCGATCGTGCGCATGGCGCAGGACTTTTCCATGCGCTACATGCTCGCCGACGGTCACGGCA of the Selenomonas sputigena genome contains:
- a CDS encoding methyl-accepting chemotaxis protein; the protein is MKLKPKMLLSIGIPLIVIFILMGTIIYLMASSGLKSAVEVGMEQRAGRYAAELDGSVQEKRAMVETIAQDWSVGLPQGDDLQQAVRDISARPGVFDFYVGFPDGSSVVKDQVSEGFDPRTRPWYKNAVNSKDVELSEVYQSDPDKTRVMTLSKAVYNKNGELVAVIGMDASVDSMTEILKDVKVGEHGSLFVLGPDSEFIYHKKFTLDDPRLNEMDGGKYKDLAARFTSKDPQMFEAEFNGVQKFYESMPIGTTGWHIIIEVPQSEAFASATQMLYAILVISLVALALLGGITYYFLTGMISPIEILSETMSFIAKGDLTHKLPASDRVDEIGVLQTSSSQMVTTLRKMVEDTSKASEQVLASSEELTASSTQTANASQSAAEAVVDIAERAAEQSDIAEMANEVAHNMGAQTEDIAKVVGESTKVAETTAEATREGRAVLEKAVAGVDSLAANSVKVGEAVQNLYDGSKNIAEINEVITNISGQTKLLALNAAIEAARAGEQGKGFAVVADEVRKLAEQSEQAAQEISAVIGKNSAQIENAFTLTKSQDEEVKESVEEVRAADEKFAKIAESIRALIGQVAKVGTITGALEKDCKSTVDTVQKVSDLSHA